From a single Rutidosis leptorrhynchoides isolate AG116_Rl617_1_P2 chromosome 5, CSIRO_AGI_Rlap_v1, whole genome shotgun sequence genomic region:
- the LOC139848841 gene encoding uncharacterized protein, translating into MKMLNFPECWIEKIWGNEGYNYAVKNSTGNSGGILTIWDPKLFIANCVVERDSFILIKGKWKDAGTELIIVNVYGPHTDVAKKKMWEDLSDVMNYDKAMWVLLGDFNEKHKDHCPIMLKEGNVNFGPKPTKVFDEWLHHKEAPDVIKAAWLMELKAEIDELTKSVNNWEIRAETEDLNDSQLKEWMVARDNLIRKEKTELEMLKQKSRFKLALEGDENSKFFHNMIRRRQQKNNIHGVNIAGVWSTYPEDIKKEALVYFSSLFEKKTSEGLELNDWDGPRLDSNMVDKLEARFSEEEIIQAIESCGRNKAPGPDGFNILFYVKFWDVIKADLVNALNWFWENEKISNGCNASFITLIPKVSDPLKFSNYRPISLIGSYYKILSKILANRIRVVIPWLIGKEQSAFLSDRYILDGILTALETLDELKAQAWTQVFGMKYGVVAKRSFSNIPGYIDLNSTKKLRLQTESFGQTAGRILPGNGSRNQGGGRLMISKIWKKL; encoded by the exons ATGAAGATGCT AAATTTTCCTGAATGTTGGATTGAGAAAATATGGGGTAATGAGGGGTATAATTATGCTGTAAAAAACTCAACTGGGAATTCGGGCGGGATTCTTACTATTTGGGACCCTAAGCTATTTATTGCTAACTGTGTTGTTGAACGAGATTCCTTTATTTTGATAAAAGGAAAATGGAAAGATGCAGGTACTGAGCTCATAATTGTCAATGTTTATGGTCCTCACACGGATGTTGCTAAAAAGAAAATGTGGGAAGATCTTAGTGATGTAATGAACTATGATAAGGCAATGTGGGTCCTGTTAGGTGATTTTAATGAG AAACATAAGGACCATTGTCCGATAATGTTGAAAGAAGGAAATGTTAACTTCGGACCTAAGCCTACAAAAGTTTTCGATGAATGGCTACATCATAAGGAGGCACCGGATGTAATCAAGGCAGCATGGTTAATGGAG CTAAAAGCTGAGATTGACGAGTTAACTAAGTCGGTTAATAATTGGGAGATCAGAGCAGAAACTGAGGACCTGAATGATTCACAATTGAAAGAGTGGATGGTTGCTCGGGATAATTTGATCAGAAAGGAAAAAACAGAACTAGAAATGTTAAAGCAAAAATCCCGGTTCAAATTGGCCTTGGAAGGAGATGAGAATTCCAAATTTTTTCATAACATGATACGTAGAAGGCAACAAAAAAACAACATCCATGGCGTGAATATTGCAGGGGTCTGGTCAACATATCCCGAGGACATAAAGAAAGAAGCACTTGTTTACTTCTCTTCACTGTTTGAAAAAAAGACATCCGAAGGTCTCGAACTTAATGATTGGGACGGGCCACGTCTAGACAGTAATATGGTTGATAAATTGGAAGCTCGTTTTAGTGAAGAAGAAATTATTCAAGCGATCGAAAGTTGTGGCAGGAACAAAGCCCCCGGCCCGGATGGTTTCAACATCCTTTTCTATGTCAAATTTTGGGACGTTATCAAAGCAGATCTTGTGAATGCCCTGAATTGGTTCTGGGAAAATGAAAAAATCTCTAACGGGTGCAACGCGTCTTTTATCACTCTTATCCCCAAGGTTAGTGACCCACTAAAGTTTTCTAATTACCGCCCTATTAGTCTTATTGGTAGCTATTATaagattctatctaaaattcttgcCAATAGAATTAGGGTAGTTATCCCGTGGTTAATAGGAAAGGAACAAAGCGCCTTTTTAAGTGATAGATACATACTAGACGGTATCCTAACTGCACTTGAAACCTTAGACGAACTTAAG GCACAGGCTTGGACACAAGTTTTTGGGATGAAGTATGGTGTGGTAGCGAAGCGTTCTTTCTCAAATATCCCAGGCTACATAGACTTGAACTCAACAAAAAAGCTTCGGTTGCAGACAGAATCATTTGGTCAGACAGCAGGCCGAATTTTACCTGGGAATGGATCTCGCAACCAAGGTGGAGGGCGTCTGATGATCTCGAAAATCTGGAAAAAGTTATAA
- the LOC139848840 gene encoding uncharacterized protein — protein sequence MWRVQTNRLPVRIELDNKGIDLNSVLCPVCNDDIESINHALVACKSAASLWEKVRLWWGIDNLQITSYSDLALCSSPHIRDNLGSQIWQAVIWVTTYYIWKNRNALVFGNNASSIPCLFSDIQSKSYEWINCRGKNIELEWLTWISNPKSCSFNLKSKDGIG from the coding sequence ATGTGGAGAGTGCAAACAAATAGGCTCCCGGTTAGAATCGAATTAGATAACAAAGGGATTGACCTTAACTCCGTTCTTTGTCCGGTCTGCAATGACGATATCGAGAGTATTAACCATGCACTTGTCGCCTGCAAATCAGCTGCGTCTCTGTGGGAAAAGGTTCGGTTGTGGTGGGGTATAGACAATCTCCAAATCACGTCCTACTCTGATCTTGCCTTATGCTCTTCTCCGCATATTCGTGATAATTTGGGTTCTCAGATTTGGCAAGCGGTGATTTGGGTAACAACCTATTACATATGGAAAAATCGCAATGCCCTCGTCTTTGGAAATAATGCATCAAGCATCCCCTGCCTTTTCTCGGATATCCAATCTAAGAGTTACGAGTGGATCAATTGTCGTGGCAAAAATATTGAACTCGAGTGGCTCACGTGGATTTCCAATCCTAAATCATGCTCCTTCAATTTAAAATCTAAAGATGGAATAGGTTAA